A section of the Primulina eburnea isolate SZY01 chromosome 1, ASM2296580v1, whole genome shotgun sequence genome encodes:
- the LOC140804228 gene encoding uncharacterized protein has translation MPIPLGLVPYKPLQSSQQPKKQRFKAIGKQFKKKSQSNSSSSDITRGGSAVVSSNVVYCDRCGGRHFSAKFIGVQRYCYSVVKLRTMPKYAPMHKDKYFSHNSLDRFPEDQISGHMLLYKAGASHSFLSAAFVDEHEISIIPLLNTVSVATPADILTNYRATVDCFHGVVRFRPYYGSEWNFYGYDSQSRIPLVSVMEMFRLLSIANEGFMIYALDVAQEERLKVSDIHIVKDFPNVFPDEIPGFLSQREIYLSIELMPGSNPISRAPYHLAPKELKVLKEQLQDLLEKGYIRPNMSPWGAPVLFVKKKDGTMRMCVDYRRSNRATVKNKYLLPRIDVMFDQLQGTCVCSKIDLRSGYHQLRVRKEDAPKTAFQTRYGHYEFLVMPFGLTNALAVYGFNGSCIPGIRVYVDHSKVEAVINWHKPTNVSEIRSFLGLAGYYRRFIEGISRIDRPMTQLTQKIEILCGLQNVCFEVLGNLQSTLGSKLAMSTAYHTKTDGQLERIIQTLEDMLRAVVMDFSGSWQESLSLVEFSYNNCFQATIGMLPFEALYDRKCRSPICWEDVGKRQMSMPEFIQQMKEKIEMISKRMKAAQDHQDIYANKRRRPIKFQVGNHVLLKVSLFRGTMRFGRKWKLAPRYIGPYAIVESIDTLAYHLDLLQSLSTIHDVFHVSMLRKYGPYPSHVLRTNQVELDSSLSYVEHPVQILDRK, from the exons ATGCCGATACCATTGGGTTTAGTTCCTTACAAGCCTCTACAGTCATCCCAGCAACCGAAAAAACAAAGATTCAAGGCAATAGGCAAACAATTCAAGAAGAAATCGCAATCTAACTCCTCTAGTTCAGACATTACTAGAGGGGGCAGTGCTGTTGTGTCTTCGAATGTTGTATACTGTGACCGATGTGGTGGAAGACATTTCAGTGCAAAATTTATAGGAGTTCAAAGGTATTGTTATTCTGTGGTCAAGTTGCGCACTATGCCAAAGTATGCCCCAATGCACAAAGACAAATATTTCAGCCACAACAGTCTGGACAGGTTCCCCGAGGACCAGATTTCAGGACATATGCTCCTATACA AAgctggagcatctcattcatttttATCTGCTGCATTTGTTGATGAGCATGAGATTTCTATTATTCCGTTGTTGAATACTGTGTCTGTGGCTACTCCTGCCG ATATATTGACGAATTATcgagctaccgttgattgtttccatggagttgtcagatttagaCCGTATTATGGCAGCGAATGGAACTTCTATGGTTATGATTCACAATCTCGCATTCCACTAGTATCAGTAATGGAAATGTTCAGATTGTTGTCAATAGCTAATGaaggatttatgatttatgctctCGATGTGGCACAAGAAGAACGGTTGAAAGTTTCTGATATTCATATTGTCAAGGATTTTCCTAatgtatttcctgatgagattccaggtttTCTGTctcaaagggaaatatatcttagcattgaattgatgccagggtCAAATCCTATTTCTAGAGCACCATATCATTTAGCTCCAAAAGAGTTGAAAGTACTCAAAGAACAGCTTCAGGATTTACTGGAAAAAGGCTATATCAGACCCAATAtgtcgccttggggagctccggtattgtttgtaaagaagaaagacggaacGATGAGAATGTGCGTCGATTATCGACGGTCGAACCGGGCTACTGTGAAGAATAAGTATCTTCTGCCGCGTATTGATGTcatgtttgatcagttgcagggtactTGTGTGTGttctaagattgatcttcgttccggATACCATCAGCTTAGAGTCCGAAAAGAAGATGCTCCTAAGACAGCATTTCAGACAcgttatggacactatgaattcctagtcatgccatttggtttgactaatGCTCTAGCggtttatggatttaatggaTCGTGTATTCCGGGAATTC GAGTATATGTTGATCatagtaaagttgaagctgttatcAACTGGCATAAACCAACAAATGTGTCTGAGATTCGAAGCTTTTTGGGATTGGCTGGATATTATAGGCGTTTCATTGAGGGAATTTCTAGAATAGATAGGCCTatgacccagttgacacagaagatcGAAATTTTGTGTGGACTGCAgaat gtttgcttcgAAGTTTTGGGTAATTTGCAATCAACATTGGGTTCAAAGTTGGCAATGAGCACTGCATATCACACAAAGACAGATGGTCAGTTAGAGAGGATTATTCAAACACTCGAGGACATGTTGCGAGCAGTCGTGATGGATTTTAGTGGTAGTTGGCAGGAATCATTGTCACTtgttgaattctcttacaataactgTTTccaggcaaccatcgggatgtTACCATTTGAAGCTCTATACGAcagaaagtgtagatctccgATATGCTGGGAAGATGTAGGAAAACGACAGATGTCAATGCCAGAATTTATTCAACAAATGAAAGAAAAGATTGAAATGATCAGTAAAAGAATGAAAGCAGCTCAGGATCATCAAGACATCTATGCTAATAAAAGGCGTAGGCCTATAAAATTTCAGGTTGGCAATCACGTTTTATTGAAAGTATCACTGTTTCGTGGTACTATGAGATTTGGACGCAAATGGAAGCTAGCTCCGCGTTATATTGGTCCGTATGCGATTGTTGAGAGCATTGACACTTTGGCTTATCATTTGGACTTGCTGCAGAGTTTGTCTACgatacatgatgtgtttcatgtatctatgttaCGAAAATACGGGCCATATCCTTCTCATGTCTTGCGGACTAATCAAGTGGAGTTGGATAGTTCCCTTAGCTATGTTGAGCATCCAGTACAAATCCTTGACCGTAAATAA
- the LOC140811403 gene encoding protein SHI RELATED SEQUENCE 3-like, with protein sequence MMRREEKVGETGVSLATRRCQDCGNKAKKDCQHLRCRTCCKSRGFACQTHVKSTWVPVSLRYPRHHPMLQQKQQIHSGTVEHQEANQPNPKRYKAINQAAGPPPLGLQECVFPVEACFPTAFRCVRVSSLDNVINQYAYQTSVSIGGHVFTGILYDQGPELEGTGNYVTGESSTSPGIGLLQQENFVPSTTPTTTGTSSNPYPLPFSVFTTTTAQFFDQYPKS encoded by the exons ATGATGAGAAGAGAAGAAAAGGTAGGCGAGACAGGCGTTTCTTTAGCAACCAGAAGGTGCCAAGACTGTGGCAACAAAGCAAAGAAAGATTGCCAACACTTGAGGTGCAGAACTTGCTGCAAAAGCCGGGGATTTGCTTGCCAAACCCACGTTAAGAGTACTTGGGTTCCTGTTTCTTTAAGGTACCCGAGGCACCACCCAATGCTGCAGCAGAAACAGCAAATTCATTCGGGAACTGTTGAGCACCAAGAAGCCAATCAACCAAACCCTAaaaggtacaaagccattaaTCAAGCTGCAGGGCCTCCACCATTAG GCCTACAAGAATGCGTTTTTCCAGTAGAAGCCTGTTTTCCCACTGCATTTCGTTGTGTTCGTGTGAGTTCACTGGACAACGTGATAAATCAGTACGCGTACCAAACATCAGTAAGCATTGGAGGCCATGTATTCACAGGCATTCTGTATGATCAAGGCCCTGAACTGGAGGGAACTGGAAACTATGTAACAGGAGAGAGCTCAACCTCCCCTGGTATAGGCTTGTTGCAGCAAGAAAATTTTGTCCCGAGTACAACTCCTACTACAACCGGTACTTCATCCAATCCATATCCTCTCCCTTTTTCAGTATTCACCACTACAACCGCACAGTTCTTCGATCAGTACCCGAAATCTTGA
- the LOC140804235 gene encoding uncharacterized protein — MLSQAISFNESKLWFIAMKEEMNSMAVNGVWDLVQLPDDVKAIGCKWVFKTKKDSSDKIERYKVCTTPDIAFIVGMLGRYRSNLCLDHWKAAKKVMRSLRIYCDNSATIFMAKNNKSGSRSKYTNIKYLAIRERVKYMKLLIEHISNELMIADPLTKGMSPLKFKDHIEKMRLDSFM; from the exons ATGCTTTCACAAGCCATTAGTTTTAATGAGTCAAAACTATGGTTTATTGCTATGAAAGAAGAGATGAATTCTATGGCAGTTAATGGAGTCTGGgatcttgttcagttgcctgatgATGTAAAAGCCATTGGATGTAAATGGGTcttcaaaacaaagaaagactcatcagacaaaattgaaagatataaa GTTTGCACTACACCTGACATTGCTTTTATTGTTGGGATGTTGGGAAGATATCGGAGTAATCTATGTTTAGATCACTGGAAAGCTGCAAAGAAAGTCATGAG GTCATTAAGAATATATTGTGACAATTCAGCTACTATTTTTATGgctaaaaataacaaaagtggTAGTCGAAGCAAGTACACCAACATTAAGTATTTAGCCATACGAGAACGTGTTAAATATATGAAGTTACTTATCGAACACATTAGCAATGAATTGATGATTGCAGATCCTTTGACTAAAGGTATGTCGCCATTGAAATTCAAGGATCATATAGAGAAAATGAGACTTGATTCATTTATGTAA